The sequence GGCAGGCAGACACAGAAATCAGTCATCAGCAGCATTTATCATTAGATGACCTGCGCGCCTTTCGCGAAAAGTTTCCGGCCAATCTGGATGCCGATGATTTTACGCTATCTCTCTAGTTTTAGCTTTCTCTAATAAACCTACAAGTTCGCGGGCGTTGTCGACCGTTGTAAAGGATTTCCCTTCCAGATGCTCCTCTCCTACCCGTTCATGCTCCCACGTAATGGCATAGGGGATGTGTATCGCTCGTGCACCAATATGCACCACAGGAAGTATATCTGATTTCAGTGAATTACCGATCATGATAAACTCGCTGGGTTGAAGATTGTATTTTTTGAGTATTCCCAGATAGGCCTGCTCGTTCTTTTCGCTGACAATTTCGACGTGCTTAAAATAATGTCCTAAGCCGGAGCGGGCAATTTTACTCTCCTGATCGAACAGATCCCCTTTTGTCAACACCATTAAATCGAACTGTTGGGAAAGCGTTTCCAGCACTTCATGAATCCCGTCGAACACTTCAATTGGAAATTCCACTAACTCTCTTCCAACGTCAATGATTTGCTGAATTTCTGATCCGGTAATGGCTCCGTTGGTCAACTCAATGGCAGTCTCAATCATGGAAAGAATAAAGCTCTTGGCTCCATAACCAAACACCCGAAGGTTACGCATTTGTGCGTCATAAAACCGCTGCGACAGTGTTGTTTGATCAATATGATGCGACAGCAGTTCGCATAGTTTTTCCTTAACATTGACATAGTTGGGCTCATTTACCCAAAGTGTGTCGTCCGCATCGAAAGCTATCAGTTTCATAGTTGTAGCATAAGTTTGGGAACAAAGGTAACTGGCTAATTAAAAAAATGTCTCTTTACTAAATTTCCGATTTGATAACTGACCTCAATTTCAGGTTTACTTAATTGGCCAATTACTAAATTGGCAGACTTCCTTAAAATTTGATTTGCGTCACATTGTCGAAATAGCCAATTTGCCGCCCGTTCCTAACGCTATTATTTCCATTACCTTATGCAATTTTCCAAGCAAGATCACGACCAGATTCTGGCGCAGGGCGTTACCCCTGAGCAGATCGACAAGCAGATACAGTACTTTGTAAATGGTTTTCCCTACCTCAACGTCATCAAAGCGGCTACAATAGGCGATGGCATTGTACGGATTAATGAAGATCAGTTGCCGGATTACATTCATCGTTTCGATGCTGCGGCTCACGAACGCGATCTGGTTAAATTCGTACCCGCTTCCGGAGCCGCTACGCGTATGTTCAAGTCGCTGTTTGCAGCACTTGATGGGAAATCCGATAAATCAACGGATGAAGTATTTGCCCGATTGACCGACTTCGCCTTTTATGAAGATCTGAAAGCGGCCATGGCTGCCAAAGGTCAGGATCTGGATAAAGCCGTGGCCGCCAATGAACGGCAAACAGTGTTGCGATTTCTACTGACGGAAGAAGGGCTGGAATACGGCAGTCTGCCCAAAGGTCTATTGAAATTTCACCGCTATATGGATGGCCCACGGACTCCCGTTGAAGAGCATCTCGTTGAAGGAGCCGCATATGCGAATTCGGATGGGCTGGTTAAGATACACTTTACGGTTTCGCCCGAACACCGCGACCGTTTTGAGAAACTGATCGAAGAACAAAAAGCGGACTATGAAGCCTGGCTTGGGGTAACGTTCGATATTAGCTTTTCGGAGCAGAAAAAATCGACGGACACCATCTCCGTCAATCCTGACAATTCACCGTTCCGTAATGCCGATGGTTCACTGCTTTTCCGGCCAGCGGGTCATGGTGCCTTGATTGAGAATCTTAACGACATTGATGCCGATATCGTTTTCATTAAGAATATCGACAATGTTGTTCCGGATGATATTAAAGAACAGACGATTACCTATAAGAAAGTATTGGCTGCTGTCCTTCTCGACGCCCAGCAACAGATTGCCCGTTTGCAGGGTCTATTGGAAAGCCAGTCCAGCGATGTGAGCGAAGGCTATCTGGCCGAAGCCGACGAACTGTTCCGCCGGACGTTATTCACACTCCCGCCCGATGGCTTCGACAGTCTCTCGAAAGAGGGAAAACTGGCTTACTTCCGGAAGAAATTAGATCGTCCGGTACGGGTTTGCGGTATGGTCAAGAATGTAGGTGAACCCGGTGGAGGACCTTTCTGGGCCAAAAACCAGGATGGTTCCGTATCCCTGCAAGTGGTAGAATCAGCTCAAATCGATTTGGCCGATGGTGATCAGAAAGCCATCTTCGACGAAGCAACGCATTTTAATCCAGTAGATTTAATTTGCGGCCTGAAAGACCATCATGGCCGGAAGTATGATCTGACAAATTATCGCGATCCTCTCACCGGATTTATTACGGCGAAATCGAAAGATGGGAAAGACCTCAAAGCTCAGGAGTTGCCCGGCCTTTGGAACGGTGCAATGGCCGACTGGAATACTATTTTTGTGGAGGTCCCGTTGATAACGTTCAACCCGGTCAAAACGGTAAACGATCTGCTCCGTAAAGAACACCAGCCGAGCTAAAGGTATTAAAACTTATCGGGTTATATATGGATAAAGAGGCCAGATCTTTACCCTTATATAACCCGACGGTTTTATAGAACAATAATATTAAGCAGAGATCCGGTTACCCGACACTTCAGCGAGCTCACCATTTTCTGCGCCAATGGAAATTTCTTTTGTTGGATTTGACTCTGTTTTCTGGAACGTCAGCAACGTTGTATTTTCATAAACGTCCAGGTTTGCATCCCGAACCCGTTCCATAATTGGCTTTAGCGCACAAGTTACTTCATCGTTACAATCATCGCATTTCACGTAGAAATTAAATGATACACAAGGCGTTGGCGCAATCGGTCCATCAATAACCCGCAAGACCTGGGCCAGATTAACCCGGCTTGGATCAATACGCAATAGATACCCTCCTCCTTTGCCTTTCTGACTCTGAAGAATTCCATGGTTACGGAGTTCAAGCAGGATAGCTTCCAGAAATTTCTTAGGTATATTCTCTTTAGCAGAAACATAGGAGATCAGCACAGGGCCTTTCCCATACTCTTCGGTTAAAACCTTAAGGGCTTTAATAGCGTACTTAGCTTTTTTTGAAATCATCTGTTACGGTGACTTTAGGGTTTGACAATGTTACCTGGATAACTGTATGACCTTTACTAGATTAATACAACTTGGTAAGCGCTAAAGGTTTGGCGTTTTCAGTGCTCGATACCAAAATTGCGTCAATCTACTTTACCATCAACTATCCTGTAGGTGATCAACTGATTACTCAATCGCTTAACTACTCTGTCTCAGAGTTCAATAGGATTAATTGGCTGTTAGACGAGTATTGAGTTTCCAAGTAACACAATAAATGGCTTATTTATATACTATCTATCCTATTTTGATGGATAATAGTAAGTAATTCATGCAAACGTACGAACTTTTGGGTATGTTATACAATGAATCAGATCAATTCTCCGAATAAAATTCGTTATTATCTATCATAGATCAGGCATGCAACAGTCTAAAAGTCAGTGTATTCATTTTTATAGAAGTCACTCATCAGATGAAATACCCTTAACCTGTGTAGTTGTTTACGTCCTTACGTATTACTATATACGGCTTCATCTGGCACCTTTGGCTGTACTTTGTCTTTTTATCCAATAGTAGAATCAGCGTTGAAGAATTCGATACGGTTATAACAAGAAAAAAGCCGGTGCAAAGCCCCGGCCCTTTCGTGCGACACCAATATGAAAATTAACTTAACTGCTTAGTTATAAGACGTGGTCTGGGGGTTCCAATTAGCCCAGCCTTGCGTCCAATCTGTGGTACCAAAGGCACCAATGAAGGTTTCTTTCGTGAATAAAGCATCAGCTCCTTTACCATCCCAGATGGCGCCCGTTAGCAACGGTGATCCTGTCTGTGGTAAGAAGTTTGGCGTACCGCTCAGGTTGAACGTTTGAGCGTTCAACAATAGAGTAGCCAGGCTAGCGCTAGGAATGATCTGATTCTTATAAGCGGCTGTATTGAAGAACGTTGTCGCCTGAGCGTCGGTGATAGCTTGTGCTCCGCGAACGGGAGTCGTTGAATTAGCAATTACAACACCATGCAATTGTAATGCGCCACTCGTTGCATTATCCAGCGTATTGGTCGTTCCTGTCTGAGCATCTAAACGCAGACCTTCTGGATAACCAACCATGACCGAATTGAAAATGCTAATGCTCGTATTCCGACGTAGGTGCATCGCCGACTGGTAAGGACCACTACCGCCCGATGTATTTCCGGTTGGTGGTGTGCCACTCGTCAGGAAGTTACTCATGTTTGCAAAGACTGCA comes from Spirosoma aureum and encodes:
- a CDS encoding HAD family hydrolase, with amino-acid sequence MKLIAFDADDTLWVNEPNYVNVKEKLCELLSHHIDQTTLSQRFYDAQMRNLRVFGYGAKSFILSMIETAIELTNGAITGSEIQQIIDVGRELVEFPIEVFDGIHEVLETLSQQFDLMVLTKGDLFDQESKIARSGLGHYFKHVEIVSEKNEQAYLGILKKYNLQPSEFIMIGNSLKSDILPVVHIGARAIHIPYAITWEHERVGEEHLEGKSFTTVDNARELVGLLEKAKTREIA
- a CDS encoding DUF4301 family protein, encoding MQFSKQDHDQILAQGVTPEQIDKQIQYFVNGFPYLNVIKAATIGDGIVRINEDQLPDYIHRFDAAAHERDLVKFVPASGAATRMFKSLFAALDGKSDKSTDEVFARLTDFAFYEDLKAAMAAKGQDLDKAVAANERQTVLRFLLTEEGLEYGSLPKGLLKFHRYMDGPRTPVEEHLVEGAAYANSDGLVKIHFTVSPEHRDRFEKLIEEQKADYEAWLGVTFDISFSEQKKSTDTISVNPDNSPFRNADGSLLFRPAGHGALIENLNDIDADIVFIKNIDNVVPDDIKEQTITYKKVLAAVLLDAQQQIARLQGLLESQSSDVSEGYLAEADELFRRTLFTLPPDGFDSLSKEGKLAYFRKKLDRPVRVCGMVKNVGEPGGGPFWAKNQDGSVSLQVVESAQIDLADGDQKAIFDEATHFNPVDLICGLKDHHGRKYDLTNYRDPLTGFITAKSKDGKDLKAQELPGLWNGAMADWNTIFVEVPLITFNPVKTVNDLLRKEHQPS
- a CDS encoding RrF2 family transcriptional regulator; the encoded protein is MISKKAKYAIKALKVLTEEYGKGPVLISYVSAKENIPKKFLEAILLELRNHGILQSQKGKGGGYLLRIDPSRVNLAQVLRVIDGPIAPTPCVSFNFYVKCDDCNDEVTCALKPIMERVRDANLDVYENTTLLTFQKTESNPTKEISIGAENGELAEVSGNRISA